The candidate division KSB1 bacterium genome has a segment encoding these proteins:
- a CDS encoding FAD:protein FMN transferase gives MGRRVYFPSVAFLCLSISGCSSGSRIPVVEQTKMAMGTFFTVALYGPVETHRAEEAISAAFDTIEAVEAWASGKLPGSEISLLAQYAGKETVRVSSDLDSLLRLAQQVSSASEGAFDVTVGALTHLWGFEDSPSLPPDSGAVDSARALVGYRELCRGPRGVFLPRPGMRLDLGAIAKGWAVDRAFELLRARGFADLVVDGGGDLRIASSSVTAGKRRVWVRHPRRAGEYFARFPLDSGAVATSGDYERYFLCKGRRFHHILDPRTGWPAWSCASVTVTGPSTALCDAWATAIFVLGPEKGLQAARRIPGLQALVVSEHAGRLYWEATEELAAILEVLDAQAVRGFPSSSLSEP, from the coding sequence ATGGGGCGGAGAGTCTACTTCCCCAGCGTTGCCTTTCTTTGCCTCTCCATCTCCGGTTGCTCATCCGGCTCACGCATTCCCGTTGTGGAACAGACAAAGATGGCCATGGGCACCTTCTTCACCGTGGCCCTGTACGGCCCTGTGGAAACCCACAGGGCGGAGGAGGCCATCTCGGCAGCTTTCGACACCATTGAAGCCGTCGAGGCGTGGGCAAGCGGGAAACTCCCAGGGAGCGAGATCTCGCTCCTCGCCCAATACGCGGGAAAAGAGACGGTCAGGGTGTCCTCGGATCTGGACTCGCTCCTGCGCCTTGCTCAGCAGGTCTCCTCGGCTTCCGAAGGGGCCTTCGATGTCACGGTGGGTGCCCTCACGCACCTTTGGGGATTCGAGGACAGCCCGTCTCTCCCTCCCGACTCCGGCGCTGTGGACTCAGCCCGCGCCCTGGTGGGCTACCGTGAGCTTTGCCGGGGACCGCGCGGAGTCTTTCTTCCCCGGCCCGGGATGCGCTTGGACCTGGGGGCCATCGCCAAAGGCTGGGCCGTTGACCGGGCTTTCGAGCTCCTCCGGGCGAGGGGATTCGCGGACCTCGTCGTGGATGGGGGAGGCGACCTTCGCATCGCCTCTTCGTCGGTGACCGCCGGGAAGCGCAGGGTTTGGGTGCGCCATCCGCGGCGCGCCGGCGAGTATTTCGCCCGCTTCCCTCTCGACTCCGGTGCAGTGGCCACCTCGGGAGACTACGAGCGGTACTTCCTCTGCAAGGGTCGTCGCTTTCACCACATCCTGGATCCGCGCACAGGATGGCCCGCTTGGAGCTGCGCAAGCGTGACGGTTACCGGACCCAGCACCGCCCTCTGCGACGCCTGGGCCACAGCGATTTTCGTACTGGGACCGGAGAAGGGTCTCCAGGCGGCACGACGCATCCCCGGACTCCAGGCTCTAGTGGTTTCCGAGCACGCCGGCCGGCTTTACTGGGAGGCCACCGAGGAACTTGCGGCCATCCTTGAAGTCCTCGATGCCCAGGCGGTACGCGGCTTTCCATCGAGCTCCCTCTCAGAACCATAG